In Clostridium thermosuccinogenes, the genomic stretch AGCGCGCTGTAATTACAGCAGGAATGCCTTATGGCAATAAAGAATTGCATCTGGGGCATATAGGTGGTGTTTTTGTCCATGCCGATACTTTTGCACGATTTTTGCGTGACCGCATAGGGAAAGAAAATGTAATCTTTATTTCCGGTACAGACTGTTATGGCTCTCCAATACTGGAGAATTACCGCCAACTGGTTGCTGACGGTTTATTTAACGGAACCATTGAAGAATTTGTTCAGTTCAATCATGAACGGCAAAAGGAAATTTTAAAAGATTATCATATTGAGTTAAATCTTTTTGCCGGGTCGAGCATTGGGCGTGCTGCAGAGATACATCGGGAGGTTTCTGCCGATTTCATCAAAAAATTATATGCTAATGGACACCTTGTAAAAATGACCACATCCCAGTTTTACGATGCTGAAGCGGGGACTTTTCTCAACGGTCGTCAGGTTGTCGGCCAGTGCCCTATTGCAGGTTGCTCATCAGAAAGAGGATATGCGGATGAATGTTCATTAGGGCATCAGTATATGCCTGCCGATCTAATAAATCCTAAGAGCACTCTCACTGGCAAGAAACCTGAGATGAGAGATGTGACAAACTGGTATTTCAAGCTTGATAGCTTTCACAAGCTTCTGACTCAGTGGGTAGAAAAGCTTAGAAATAAACCTGGCTTCAGGAAGTTTGTCATAAAAAGCATACAGGAGTTTCTAGAGCCACCTGTCATCTATGTGAAGAAGGATCAACTGGATATGCTGGATTCAGTTAAAGAAAAGCTTCCGAAATATACTTTGCATGAAGAAGAAAACAAAACCTCAGTTGTAATGGCTTTTGACGATCTGGAAAGCAGAGAAAAAGCTTGCTCCATATTGGCAGAGAAATCCATACGTTTCCGAACAGGAAAGACACTGGTGCCATTCAGGTTGACCGGAAATGTGGAGTGGGGTGTTCCCGCACCGAACATTGAAGGACTGGAAGGCCTGACTATTTGGGTTTGGCCTGAGTCTCTTTGGGCACCAATATCCTTTACAAAGACTTATCTTGAGATGGAAAAGAAGGATAAGGATACATGGAAAGATTGGTGGTGTTCAAAAGACTCCAAGGTGTATCAGTTCATTGGAGAGGATAACGTATATTTTTATGGCCCTGCAGAAATGGCAATGTTCATGGCACAGCAAGGCAAAGAGCCTTCCGTTGATCCGCCTGAAGGCGAACTGCAGCTGCCGGAGCTGATAGTAAACAATCATATTCTCTTTTTGAATAAAAAAGCTAGCAGCAGTGGAAAAATTAAACCTCCAACCGCCAGGGAGCTGCTTGACTATTATACAGCTGAGCAGTTAAGGGCACATTTTCTTGGCGTAGGGCTCGGAATCAGGAGCGTTGGATTCCAGCCAAAACCATTGAACCCTGCGGCCTCTGAAAAGGATAGTGATCCGGTGCTGAAAGAAGGGAATCTGCTTTCTAATGTGTTTAACCGTGCGGTAAGGTCCTGCTTTTACACAGTCCAGAAATATAATGATGGGAAAATACCTGTAAGAGAGATCAGCAAGCAGGTGCTGGAGGATGCCAATAATACCATACTTGAGTATGAAAGGTTGATGTATGAATACAATTTTCATCTTGTAATGAACCTGATGGATACTTACATCCGGAACATAAATAAATTCTGGTCAAAAAACATCAAGGAGGCAGAGGATAATAACGATGATGATCTTCGGATGCAGGTGCTTGCCGATGCATTCCATATGGTCCGGACAGCAGCAGTTCTCATGCACCCTATAGCCCCTGAGGGTACGGAGATGATTCGGGAATATTTGAGGCTTGGAGAAGAGTTCTGGAGCTGGGAACGCATATTTGAACCGGTTTATTCTTTCATGGAAAATCCGGAGGAGCATAGACTAAAATTCTTAGAGCCCAGGGTTGATTTCTTTAAAAAGCATCCAAGCCAGATTAATAAGCAATAAACCTATATATATAGGATATAGGAAATTTGAATGCTTTTTTCCGATTGTCCTGGCTAAAAAAAGGGGTATTTTGTATATTTATAAGACAATTTCAAACTTCGACAAGTTTCAACAATGCTTTTGGTGTATAATGCTGTTATGTAAATATTAAGAGTTGGCAAGGGCAAACTTGTTGAAAGACAAGGATGCAAAGAACCACGCCAATATATTCTCAAATATGATGGGCGATTGTTGGAACTTTGCAATTTTAGGCTCATTGGTGCTCAATAATATCAATGAGCCTTTCTCTTCAAAATTATATGTTTGACATGCGAATATCGTTTTCCGGACAAATTCTGTTCAATGTCAATGCTAATGCTGTTTTGGTTGATGGAAGCAGTTCGACTTTAGAAACCTTTTTGATCGACATTTTTATTTGGGATAAAAATGTTTTTTTGGAGAATTTTATAGTATAATGTAATTAATGTGCGAATAGAGAAATGTGATACAGCATGTTCACTTCAACAGCTTACTTTATTGCAGGCATCTATGCAGCAAGATTTGCGACGATCTGGTTTAAAACCGCCCATTGCGGGCTGTAGGTAAAGCAAACTGAATTACTGGTCTGCCGAGTCTACATAAGGGGGTGTACATTTAGGCAAGGAATGGTACCGAAAGCATACATGTTTTATGGATTTTGCCTTGATTTCTTTGAAGAATTCATAGATGGTAAGGCGCTAAGCAAAGCAGTATTAAAGCTTTATGAAGTACTAAAAAGATGAAGATGATTTGAAATAATTTTAGTTATATCAGCAAAGACCTAAAAGTTATCGGAGGGATTATTTCAATGAATAAGAAACTGATTTTTAGTGCACTCAGATGCCCTGATGGTTATATGATTGCCGATGATATATTCAGTAAATACGGAACTCTGATTGTTGCAAAAGACACAATAGTGAATGAATTCATAAGGCAAAAATTAATAAGTTTTAATGTGGACAGGATTGCTGTATTTGAACCGGAATTACCAAAGAATTCCAATAACAGCCCAAAAGAAGCTTTTGCTGACACCAAAAGAAAATACTCGGAGGGCACTAATTCTATCAAAGTTATTATTAAAGACCTTGCTGTAGGAAACAAGCTTGATTATGAGAATATTAACGAGATATCCAATTCATTTTATGAGAACATGAACAGCAATTTTGCAGTAATTGATTGCTTGAATCAGGTGAAAAGTGCTGATGAATATATATATACCCATTGTGTAAATGTTTCCCTCTATTCAATGCTAATCGGCAAGTGGCTCAAGCTTTCTGAGAATGAGATCAAGATTCTTATGAATGCAGGTATTTTGCATGATGTGGGCAAGTCAAAAGTGCCTGCGGAAATACTGAACAAACGTGGGCCATTGACAGAGAGTGAGTTTGATATCATCAAGAAACATCCGTTGTATGGACTTGAGATGATAAATGATATACCGGATATGAATGATGAAATTAAAAATGCCGTATTGATGCATCATGAAAGGGAAAACGGGACAGGTTACCCTTATGGTTTGAAAGGCGCAAACATCAGCTATTTTGCCAAAATAATATCCATAGCAGATGCATTTGATGCAATGACCTCAGAATGTGTTTACAGGCATAGGTTAACTCCCTTTGAAACTTTCAGAGAGTTTGAAAAGGCGGGCATAGGAGGGGGATATTATGACCCTGACATCCTGCTTACGTTTTTGCATAACATTTCACAATATTATATTGGCTCGAAGGTAATGATGAATACGGGCAAAGTAGGTGAAGTTGTGTATGTGCCACCGCATTGCATTTCACGCCCAGTGGTTCGGGTTGAGGATGAGTACATAGATCTGTCCATCCAAAAGAATATTAAAATCGTAGAAATGCTGTAATATTAACGCATAAGGACTATAGATGCCGGGGATATGCCCAGGCTCTTATGCAAAGGGCAGTTGAGATTGCTGAAAGCAGATCATGCTGCAAAATTATGCTGCTTACCGGTTCTAAAGATGAAAATGCATTGAAATTTTACGAAAAATGTGGCTTTAATAGTGAGGATAAAACTGCATTTATAAAATGGATTGAGGGTTAAGATCATGATATTGAGCGCTTCGCGAAGGACGGATATTCCGGCGTATTATTCCGAGTGGCTGATCAACCGGTTGCGTGCTGGGTTTGTTTTAACAAGAAACCCTATGAATCATGCCCAGGTGAGCAAAATATTGTTATCTCCCGATGTTGTTGATTGCATCGTGTTTTGGACAAAAGACCCGCAAAATATGCTGGATAAGCTGGATGTCCTGGATGAACTAGGCTACAGGTATTATTTCCAATTTACATTGACGCCCTATGATAAATCTGTGGAAAAGGGCTTGCGGGATAAGGAAGAGATAATAAAAACCTTCTGCGAGCTGAGTGACAGAATAGGAAAAGATAAGGTTGTTTGGAGATATGACCCTATTATATTAAATGACAAGTTTGATTTTGATTTTCATAAGGAACAGTTTTCGAGGCTTTGCATCAAACTTGGAAAGTACACAAGGCAGTGCACTATAAGTTTTGTGGATTTATATCCTAAACTGAAAACCGATATTTTAAGGGAAATCAGCATGGATGAGATGATTGAGCTTGGCAAAATGATATCATCCACTGCAAAAGACTTTGGTATTGCAGCAAAAGCCTGTTGTGAAAAGTCATTTCTATACGAATATGGCATACAGCAGGCAAGTTGCATCGATAAAGGCCTGATAGAGAGCATTTGCGGCTATAGTCTCGACATAAAAAGAGACAAGAATCAGCGTGATTCCTGTGGATGCTATGAAAGTATTGATATCGGCGCATATAATACCTGCAGAAACGGCTGTATATATTGCTACGCCAATTATAGTGATGTGTACGTGGTTAACAACTGTAAGAAGCACGATCCTCAAGGGGAGCTTTTGATCGGCCGGGTTGGAGATAATGAAAAGATAACAACGAGGAACGTGAAAACTAGCAAAGATGGACAGATGAAGCTTTTTTAGAACAAATGGGAATGGATTTTTTTTACATATTATTTATTTGAGAGGGGATTTAATAATGGGCAGATTTGTGCTTGATCCAAAGGAAATAAAAAAAGAAATTATTGAGATGCTTGAGAGAGAAAAGTACATAGTATTGGCGTCATGCTCAGACGGACGTGTGACGGCAAGGACAATGAGCCATATTAATATAGGAATGGATGTTTACGTACAGACTGACAAGAAGTTTCTAAAAGTTGAGCAAATAACCAAAAACCCGAGAGTTGCCCTTTGTGTAGGAAATCTTCAAATTGAAGGAGTGGCAGAACTGAAAAATCACCCATCTGACCCTGAAAACGCAGAGTTTTGCAACCTCTATAGGCAGAAACATCCTGGTTCCTTTGAAAATTACTCATCAATGAAGGATGAAGTTGTAATATTAGTAAAGCCTACTCTTGCAATTCTATGGAAATATATTGACGGAAAACCCTGCAGGGATTATTTGCTTTTAAACGAAAACATTGCTTACAGAGAATATTATGAGTTGGAGGGTAAATAAAGGGAATGGGTTTACATAAATGCTTATCCTTCCCTTTGTTTTTCCTCTCACGGTTTATTGACTTATAGCCTACAACAAACTATTTAGTGCTATAATTGAGATACATGGCAAATTCAACTCGCCTTTGAATTCTTTCCGTAATATCAAACGATGGTTGTTTTTATCAAG encodes the following:
- a CDS encoding methionine--tRNA ligase, with product MRRPEFPKRAVITAGMPYGNKELHLGHIGGVFVHADTFARFLRDRIGKENVIFISGTDCYGSPILENYRQLVADGLFNGTIEEFVQFNHERQKEILKDYHIELNLFAGSSIGRAAEIHREVSADFIKKLYANGHLVKMTTSQFYDAEAGTFLNGRQVVGQCPIAGCSSERGYADECSLGHQYMPADLINPKSTLTGKKPEMRDVTNWYFKLDSFHKLLTQWVEKLRNKPGFRKFVIKSIQEFLEPPVIYVKKDQLDMLDSVKEKLPKYTLHEEENKTSVVMAFDDLESREKACSILAEKSIRFRTGKTLVPFRLTGNVEWGVPAPNIEGLEGLTIWVWPESLWAPISFTKTYLEMEKKDKDTWKDWWCSKDSKVYQFIGEDNVYFYGPAEMAMFMAQQGKEPSVDPPEGELQLPELIVNNHILFLNKKASSSGKIKPPTARELLDYYTAEQLRAHFLGVGLGIRSVGFQPKPLNPAASEKDSDPVLKEGNLLSNVFNRAVRSCFYTVQKYNDGKIPVREISKQVLEDANNTILEYERLMYEYNFHLVMNLMDTYIRNINKFWSKNIKEAEDNNDDDLRMQVLADAFHMVRTAAVLMHPIAPEGTEMIREYLRLGEEFWSWERIFEPVYSFMENPEEHRLKFLEPRVDFFKKHPSQINKQ
- a CDS encoding HD-GYP domain-containing protein, producing MNKKLIFSALRCPDGYMIADDIFSKYGTLIVAKDTIVNEFIRQKLISFNVDRIAVFEPELPKNSNNSPKEAFADTKRKYSEGTNSIKVIIKDLAVGNKLDYENINEISNSFYENMNSNFAVIDCLNQVKSADEYIYTHCVNVSLYSMLIGKWLKLSENEIKILMNAGILHDVGKSKVPAEILNKRGPLTESEFDIIKKHPLYGLEMINDIPDMNDEIKNAVLMHHERENGTGYPYGLKGANISYFAKIISIADAFDAMTSECVYRHRLTPFETFREFEKAGIGGGYYDPDILLTFLHNISQYYIGSKVMMNTGKVGEVVYVPPHCISRPVVRVEDEYIDLSIQKNIKIVEML
- a CDS encoding pyridoxamine 5'-phosphate oxidase family protein, with the protein product MGRFVLDPKEIKKEIIEMLEREKYIVLASCSDGRVTARTMSHINIGMDVYVQTDKKFLKVEQITKNPRVALCVGNLQIEGVAELKNHPSDPENAEFCNLYRQKHPGSFENYSSMKDEVVILVKPTLAILWKYIDGKPCRDYLLLNENIAYREYYELEGK
- a CDS encoding GNAT family N-acetyltransferase; the protein is MLTHKDYRCRGYAQALMQRAVEIAESRSCCKIMLLTGSKDENALKFYEKCGFNSEDKTAFIKWIEG
- a CDS encoding DUF1848 domain-containing protein is translated as MRVKIMILSASRRTDIPAYYSEWLINRLRAGFVLTRNPMNHAQVSKILLSPDVVDCIVFWTKDPQNMLDKLDVLDELGYRYYFQFTLTPYDKSVEKGLRDKEEIIKTFCELSDRIGKDKVVWRYDPIILNDKFDFDFHKEQFSRLCIKLGKYTRQCTISFVDLYPKLKTDILREISMDEMIELGKMISSTAKDFGIAAKACCEKSFLYEYGIQQASCIDKGLIESICGYSLDIKRDKNQRDSCGCYESIDIGAYNTCRNGCIYCYANYSDVYVVNNCKKHDPQGELLIGRVGDNEKITTRNVKTSKDGQMKLF